A DNA window from Pseudoalteromonas marina contains the following coding sequences:
- a CDS encoding ATP-binding cassette domain-containing protein — protein sequence MQSSLEIKNCELYRQHEQLLSLNEQVKGGEILTVMGPSGSGKSSLLNWLTGTLPSGFSANGEVWLNGENINNLPAHLRHIGVLYQDALLFSHLSVSGNIAFAMPKGNKKQRLEKIEHALEQVGLKGMANRHPDNLSGGQQARVALLRMLLSEPKAILLDEPFSKLDTQLRVDTRQLVFSQIREHKLPAIMVTHHHSDAEAANGKLITLNLAK from the coding sequence ATGCAGTCATCTTTAGAGATTAAAAATTGTGAGCTTTATCGTCAACACGAGCAATTACTAAGCTTAAACGAGCAAGTAAAAGGCGGCGAAATACTCACTGTTATGGGGCCATCAGGCAGTGGTAAATCAAGTTTATTAAATTGGCTTACCGGCACATTACCCAGTGGTTTTAGCGCAAATGGCGAAGTGTGGCTTAACGGCGAAAATATTAATAACTTACCCGCACATTTACGCCACATAGGCGTGCTTTATCAAGATGCGTTATTATTTTCGCATTTGTCGGTAAGCGGTAACATTGCCTTTGCTATGCCTAAAGGCAATAAAAAACAGCGCCTTGAAAAAATAGAGCACGCCCTTGAACAAGTTGGATTAAAGGGCATGGCTAATCGCCACCCCGACAACCTCTCAGGTGGGCAACAAGCCCGCGTTGCTTTATTGCGTATGCTATTAAGCGAGCCAAAAGCGATTTTACTTGATGAGCCCTTTAGCAAGCTCGACACCCAATTAAGAGTAGATACCCGCCAGCTGGTATTTAGCCAAATACGTGAGCATAAACTGCCCGCTATTATGGTCACCCACCATCATAGCGATGCAGAAGCCGCAAACGGCAAACTGATTACCTTAAATTTAGCCAAATAA
- a CDS encoding ABC transporter permease — protein sequence MSVVSNKLAASPTLKPHKSADMFSKLVTLSPRFLLALLILPVIGGLISVLLPAFGYAPVLEHTTLGLHGFTMLMQTPGLTHMGMLSVGSGLISTLLAFIITLMILATFFNSPWLNRIQRLLSPILVIPHAAAAIAVGFLIAPSGMISRLVSPWFSGWELAPNGMFPHDAFGISIILGLTLKELPFLLLMALGVLAQPELGKKLRQQHKVALNLGYCPMTAFFKVVLPSLYPLLRLPILAVLAYASASVEMPLILGPNTPPTLAVAIMHWFNDVDLNLRIKASAGALLQLVLTGGLLALWLGGEKTIKALFSDLLTNGEREYGGVYWQKITTVLTVFVIGFILLSLIGLIMWSVAGFWRFPAALPDQLTLLHFKSALMQMQSPLFNTLAIGLVTTLFAIIITLLCLESEQLSAKPMSRFTSLIIYLPLLVPSIAFLFGLVWLQQLVNNQAAFFNVVFTHLLFVLPYVFLSLASSYRRLDPRFAHVAASLGATPCKVFLQVKLPQLFAPILIAAALGLAISFGQYLPTLLAGGGRIATITTEAVTLANGASRRTSAVYAIMQMALPLIGFILAWVLPKYFFKSAHR from the coding sequence ATGAGTGTTGTTTCAAATAAGTTAGCAGCAAGCCCAACGCTTAAACCACATAAAAGCGCCGATATGTTTAGTAAATTAGTTACATTAAGTCCACGCTTTTTACTGGCATTACTAATTTTGCCGGTAATAGGGGGCTTAATTAGCGTGCTATTACCCGCTTTTGGCTATGCGCCGGTACTTGAGCACACAACACTTGGCCTACATGGCTTTACTATGCTTATGCAAACACCCGGCCTAACACACATGGGTATGCTAAGTGTTGGCAGCGGATTAATAAGTACCTTACTTGCCTTTATCATAACGTTAATGATTTTAGCGACATTTTTTAATAGCCCGTGGCTTAACCGTATTCAGCGTTTACTCAGCCCAATACTCGTAATACCCCACGCAGCAGCAGCTATAGCGGTTGGTTTTTTAATTGCTCCTTCGGGAATGATCTCGCGTTTAGTATCGCCTTGGTTTAGTGGATGGGAACTTGCGCCTAACGGCATGTTTCCGCATGACGCATTTGGTATTAGTATAATTTTAGGCTTAACCCTTAAAGAGCTGCCTTTTTTACTGTTAATGGCGCTAGGTGTGCTTGCCCAACCTGAGCTTGGCAAAAAACTGCGCCAACAACATAAAGTCGCGCTTAATTTAGGCTACTGCCCTATGACTGCTTTTTTTAAAGTAGTATTACCAAGCCTTTACCCATTACTGCGCCTACCCATTTTAGCCGTATTGGCTTATGCCAGCGCAAGTGTAGAAATGCCACTTATTCTAGGGCCAAATACACCACCCACCTTGGCAGTGGCTATTATGCACTGGTTTAACGATGTAGATTTAAACCTGCGTATTAAAGCCTCTGCGGGGGCGTTATTGCAGCTTGTCCTTACTGGCGGTTTGCTAGCACTTTGGCTTGGCGGCGAAAAAACCATAAAAGCATTATTTAGTGATTTACTCACCAATGGCGAGCGAGAATATGGCGGTGTTTATTGGCAAAAAATAACAACCGTATTAACAGTATTTGTAATTGGCTTTATTTTGCTTTCATTAATTGGCTTAATTATGTGGTCGGTTGCCGGATTTTGGCGTTTTCCGGCGGCACTGCCCGATCAGCTCACGCTACTTCACTTTAAAAGTGCGCTAATGCAAATGCAAAGCCCGCTTTTTAATACCCTTGCTATAGGGCTAGTTACTACGTTATTTGCCATTATTATTACCCTTTTGTGCTTAGAGTCAGAGCAGTTAAGTGCAAAACCCATGTCGCGCTTTACCAGCTTAATTATTTATTTACCGCTGCTTGTACCAAGTATTGCGTTTTTATTTGGCCTAGTGTGGCTGCAACAACTAGTAAATAACCAAGCCGCGTTTTTTAATGTGGTATTTACCCATTTATTGTTTGTACTGCCGTATGTGTTTTTATCGCTTGCGAGCAGTTATAGGCGATTAGACCCTCGCTTTGCTCATGTAGCAGCAAGCCTTGGCGCAACACCCTGCAAAGTGTTTTTACAAGTAAAATTACCCCAGTTATTTGCCCCTATTTTAATTGCGGCCGCACTTGGTTTGGCCATTAGCTTTGGCCAATATTTACCTACACTTTTAGCCGGTGGCGGGCGCATTGCAACTATAACAACCGAAGCGGTTACCCTTGCTAATGGCGCAAGTAGGCGTACCAGTGCGGTGTATGCCATTATGCAAATGGCATTGCCACTCATTGGCTTTATACTGGCTTGGGTGTTACCTAAGTACTTTTTTAAAAGCGCCCATCGCTAA
- a CDS encoding ABC transporter substrate-binding protein: MLANKCWQTLSRYSFCCVAFCICLVISFKSLASTQLQSRWQQVESLGKDQSVYFYAWGGDAQINAYIQWAAQQVKAKYNINLVHVKLSDTSEAVSRVLAEKSANNNDKGSVDLIWINGANFATMSEHSLLLKQWANKLPNFSYTDPDNNPAVNFDFGIPTNGMEAPWGQASLTFYYDSLAIDGTANNTLPKTLNQLLSWSAQNPGRFSYPKPPDFLGMSFLKYALVMLHQQSDDTLKAQLNQLATAQNTAQVLNPLWDFLNKLHPTLWRGGKHFMQSGAQMRRLVGDTELSIAFTFSAPEVPAAVKRYDLPKSIRSYAMQDGSLSNTHFVAIPYNASHAQSAQLVANFLLSPEAQAQKQKASIWGDKSVLIQSTLTPQQQALFKTTQPHPSALPLNSIKRTLNEPHPSWVNAIMQGWQTRFGVSQ, encoded by the coding sequence ATGCTCGCCAATAAATGTTGGCAAACATTATCGCGATACAGCTTTTGCTGTGTCGCGTTTTGCATTTGCCTTGTTATTAGCTTTAAAAGCCTAGCAAGTACACAATTACAAAGCCGTTGGCAGCAAGTTGAAAGCTTAGGTAAAGACCAAAGCGTATATTTTTATGCATGGGGTGGAGATGCGCAAATAAATGCGTATATTCAATGGGCTGCCCAGCAAGTAAAAGCCAAATACAACATAAACTTAGTACATGTAAAGCTAAGCGATACCAGTGAAGCAGTAAGCCGCGTACTTGCCGAAAAATCAGCAAACAATAACGATAAAGGCAGCGTAGATTTAATTTGGATAAACGGTGCTAACTTTGCCACCATGAGCGAGCACTCGTTATTACTTAAACAATGGGCTAATAAGCTGCCTAATTTTAGCTACACCGACCCTGACAATAACCCCGCTGTTAATTTTGATTTTGGAATACCCACCAACGGGATGGAAGCTCCTTGGGGCCAAGCTTCACTCACCTTTTACTACGACAGTTTAGCAATTGACGGCACTGCAAATAACACACTACCAAAAACCCTAAACCAATTACTTAGCTGGAGCGCCCAAAACCCAGGGCGCTTTAGCTACCCAAAGCCGCCTGACTTTTTAGGCATGAGCTTTTTAAAATACGCGCTTGTTATGCTACATCAACAAAGCGATGACACACTTAAAGCACAGTTAAATCAGCTAGCTACTGCACAAAACACAGCCCAAGTACTAAACCCATTATGGGACTTTTTAAATAAACTGCACCCAACACTTTGGCGCGGCGGTAAACACTTTATGCAAAGTGGTGCACAAATGCGCCGCTTAGTAGGCGACACAGAGCTAAGCATAGCGTTTACGTTTTCAGCACCCGAAGTACCCGCCGCCGTTAAACGTTATGATTTACCAAAAAGTATTCGCAGTTATGCAATGCAAGATGGCAGTTTAAGTAACACCCACTTTGTAGCCATACCTTATAATGCAAGCCATGCACAAAGTGCGCAGTTAGTGGCTAATTTTTTATTAAGCCCAGAGGCGCAAGCTCAAAAACAAAAAGCGTCTATATGGGGCGATAAAAGCGTACTTATTCAATCAACGCTAACACCACAGCAACAAGCCTTATTTAAAACAACGCAACCGCATCCAAGCGCGCTGCCTTTGAATAGTATTAAACGCACGCTAAATGAGCCACACCCAAGCTGGGTAAACGCTATTATGCAAGGGTGGCAAACACGTTTTGGAGTAAGCCAATGA
- a CDS encoding DUF547 domain-containing protein — MFKTPLKALLLGSALLATSFASKAQNMHEGWNTLLNNHVVAINHGHSTEVDYVAIKAKHSELKTYLDSLSAVTQNEFDTWEKPKQLAFLINAYNAFTVELILTKYPDLKSIKDLGSFFSSPWSKEFVPLLGKTRSLDDIEHGLIRGSGKYNDPRIHFAVNCASIGCPALREEAYTAIDLESQLQAQTVRFLSDMTRNIAQDNTLSVSSIFKWYGDDFEQGFKGAHTLQQFFMQYPEALKLIPAQQKALKNNDMKVKFLDYNWDLNARQ, encoded by the coding sequence ATGTTTAAAACACCTTTAAAAGCGCTATTGTTAGGGTCTGCTTTGCTTGCAACATCGTTTGCAAGCAAAGCTCAAAATATGCACGAGGGCTGGAATACATTATTAAACAACCATGTTGTGGCTATAAACCATGGCCACAGCACTGAGGTTGATTACGTAGCAATAAAAGCTAAGCACAGCGAGCTTAAAACCTATTTAGATTCGCTATCGGCTGTTACGCAAAATGAGTTTGATACATGGGAAAAACCTAAGCAGCTGGCGTTTTTAATTAACGCATATAACGCCTTTACTGTTGAGCTTATATTAACAAAATACCCAGATCTTAAGTCAATTAAAGATTTAGGCAGCTTTTTTAGCTCACCATGGAGCAAAGAGTTTGTGCCATTACTTGGTAAAACGCGCAGCCTTGATGATATAGAACATGGTTTAATACGTGGCAGTGGTAAATACAACGACCCACGTATTCACTTTGCTGTAAATTGCGCAAGTATTGGCTGCCCAGCACTACGTGAAGAAGCCTACACAGCCATTGATTTAGAAAGCCAATTGCAAGCGCAAACGGTACGTTTTTTATCAGACATGACCCGCAATATAGCGCAAGATAACACACTAAGTGTGTCTTCAATATTTAAGTGGTACGGCGATGATTTTGAACAAGGCTTTAAAGGTGCGCATACGCTGCAACAGTTTTTTATGCAATACCCTGAAGCACTAAAACTGATACCCGCTCAGCAAAAAGCGCTTAAAAATAACGACATGAAAGTTAAATTTTTAGACTACAACTGGGATTTAAATGCTCGCCAATAA
- a CDS encoding FAD-dependent oxidoreductase has product MIKKLLLIVIAAAAIGAFFHFNLHQLLTLDGLKGSMDQFDQYKAESPLLVIGGFFLLYVVVTALSLPGAAILTLAAGALFGLVEGLLVASFASTVGATLAFLVSRYLLRDTIKQRFPERLDAIDAGVEKEGGFYLFTLRLVPVFPFFLINLLMGVTAIKSWTFYWVSQVGMLAGTFVFVNAGTQLAQIESLSGILSLDLILSFALLGVFPFIAKGILNVFKKRRVYKNYTKPKKFDRNMIVIGAGAGGLVTSYIAAAVKAKVTLIEAGEMGGDCLNYGCVPSKAVIKSAKIAEQIRNGEHYGLENATPQFSFKKVMARVHKVIADVAPHDSVERYTNLGVDVVKGYGKLLDPWTVEIKLNDGGTQTLTARTIVIATGARPFVPPLPGIEETGYVTSDTLWTKFAELEEAPKKLVVLGGGPIGCELAQSFARLGSSVTQIEMSERIMIKEDLEVSTFAHEALIESGVNILTSHQALRCEERDGKKFIVVKHNDTEIDIEYDELLCAVGRSAHLKGYGLEELGIETNRTVVTNEYLETLYPNIFAAGDIVGPYQFTHVAAHQGWYAAVNGLFGNLKKFKVDYRVIPWTTFIDPEVARVGLNEQDAIDKGIDYEITRFEFEELDRAITDSATKGFIKVITPKGKDKILGVTVVSEHAGDLIAEFVLAMKHGLGLNKILGTIHSYPTWAEGNKYAAGEWKRAHAPEKVLNMLEKYHTWRRG; this is encoded by the coding sequence ATGATAAAAAAATTATTATTAATAGTGATTGCCGCCGCTGCTATTGGCGCGTTCTTTCATTTTAATTTACACCAGTTACTAACACTTGATGGCTTAAAAGGGTCAATGGATCAATTTGATCAGTACAAAGCAGAGTCACCGTTGCTTGTTATTGGCGGCTTCTTTTTGCTTTATGTGGTAGTAACGGCTCTCTCTTTACCGGGTGCGGCTATATTAACACTGGCCGCAGGTGCATTATTTGGCTTAGTTGAAGGCTTATTGGTCGCCTCGTTTGCCTCTACGGTAGGTGCTACGCTTGCCTTTTTAGTATCGCGTTACTTACTGCGCGATACAATTAAACAACGTTTTCCAGAGCGCTTAGACGCTATTGACGCAGGCGTTGAAAAAGAAGGTGGGTTTTACTTATTTACCCTTCGTTTAGTACCCGTATTCCCGTTCTTTTTAATTAACTTACTAATGGGTGTTACTGCAATTAAATCGTGGACCTTCTACTGGGTAAGTCAGGTAGGTATGCTCGCAGGTACTTTTGTATTTGTAAACGCGGGTACGCAACTTGCGCAAATCGAGAGCTTATCTGGCATTTTATCGCTCGATCTTATTTTATCATTCGCTTTATTGGGTGTGTTCCCTTTTATTGCTAAAGGAATCCTAAACGTGTTTAAAAAACGTCGCGTATACAAAAATTACACTAAACCTAAAAAGTTCGATCGCAACATGATTGTTATTGGCGCAGGTGCTGGCGGCTTAGTGACAAGCTATATTGCAGCAGCGGTTAAAGCCAAAGTAACCCTAATTGAAGCCGGCGAAATGGGCGGCGACTGTTTAAACTACGGGTGTGTACCAAGTAAAGCCGTTATTAAAAGCGCTAAAATTGCCGAGCAAATTCGCAACGGTGAACACTACGGCTTAGAAAACGCAACACCGCAGTTTTCGTTTAAAAAAGTAATGGCACGTGTACATAAAGTAATTGCCGATGTAGCACCACATGATAGCGTTGAACGTTACACAAACCTTGGTGTAGATGTGGTTAAAGGCTACGGTAAATTATTAGACCCGTGGACTGTAGAAATTAAACTTAATGATGGCGGCACACAAACATTAACAGCCCGTACTATTGTTATTGCCACTGGCGCACGCCCATTTGTACCGCCATTACCTGGTATTGAAGAAACAGGCTATGTAACAAGCGATACATTATGGACTAAATTTGCAGAGCTTGAAGAAGCCCCTAAAAAGCTTGTTGTACTTGGCGGCGGCCCAATTGGGTGCGAACTTGCACAAAGTTTTGCACGCTTAGGATCAAGCGTTACGCAAATTGAGATGAGCGAACGCATCATGATCAAAGAAGATCTAGAAGTGTCTACCTTTGCTCACGAAGCGCTTATTGAGAGCGGCGTAAACATTTTAACCTCGCATCAAGCTCTACGCTGTGAAGAGCGCGATGGCAAAAAGTTCATTGTGGTAAAACATAACGATACCGAAATCGATATTGAATACGATGAGCTACTATGTGCTGTGGGCCGAAGCGCTCACCTTAAAGGTTACGGCCTTGAAGAGCTAGGCATAGAAACTAACCGTACTGTAGTTACTAACGAATACCTAGAAACGCTTTACCCTAACATTTTTGCCGCTGGCGATATTGTAGGTCCGTATCAGTTTACGCACGTAGCCGCTCATCAGGGCTGGTACGCCGCTGTAAATGGCTTATTTGGTAATCTTAAAAAGTTTAAAGTAGATTACCGTGTTATTCCGTGGACTACGTTTATTGACCCAGAAGTAGCACGTGTTGGCTTAAACGAGCAAGACGCTATTGATAAAGGCATTGACTATGAAATCACTCGCTTTGAATTTGAAGAGCTAGACCGCGCCATTACCGACAGCGCCACCAAAGGCTTCATTAAAGTAATTACACCAAAAGGCAAAGACAAAATACTGGGTGTTACAGTGGTATCTGAGCACGCTGGCGATTTAATAGCTGAATTTGTACTGGCAATGAAACACGGTTTAGGCCTTAACAAAATACTGGGTACTATTCACAGCTACCCCACGTGGGCTGAAGGTAACAAGTACGCAGCAGGCGAGTGGAAACGCGCTCACGCACCTGAAAAAGTACTTAACATGCTTGAAAAATACCACACATGGCGCAGAGGCTAA